One Cucumis sativus cultivar 9930 chromosome 1, Cucumber_9930_V3, whole genome shotgun sequence DNA segment encodes these proteins:
- the LOC101216634 gene encoding E3 ubiquitin-protein ligase MBR2 isoform X1 — protein sequence MPVVTVGEHMKLRRPRSDLSHLNQPISESDPNPSIPSIIQSTRCKSTISSLLLSTFSNNTTSGPNESLPSSIITTNRKKNNFSSATLRGLGCTTAASQQVSVPAVIRTSADWEKKKTRKKKQKSSKNKTQQGIVDASHFQPNSSMNSASCLDAQDVWCGPGIGFSADAAASVDCVVARRHASGRGKIDLEKINQRERSCLGRRTVSPETLLFLDSDSEIPTARSLELSRSRYYRHVRHPSPDGLAEQIMMFQSSLLMGGRFDLHDQFRELRLDVDNMSYEELLELGERIGHVSTGLKDDEIGRCIRKMKPHVVNELTTHLLSQMDRKCSICQEDYEPDDEMGKLECGHSYHIHCIKQWLAQKNTCPVCKTAAVGRG from the exons ATGCCTGTAGTTACAGTTGGTGAACACATGAAATTGAGAAGACCCAGAAGCGATTTGAGCCATTTGAACCAACCCATTTCAGAATCAGATCCGAACCCATCAATCCCTTCTATAATTCAATCCACTCGTTGCAAATCCaccatttcttctcttcttctctctacTTTTTCCAATAATACAACTAGTGGCCCCAATGAGTCTTTACCCTCTTCCATTATCACCACCAATAGGAAGAAGAACAATTTCTCTTCTGCAACTCTCCGGGGTCTCGGTTGTACAACCGCCGCTTCTCAACAAGTATCTGTTCCGGCTGTAATTCGAACTTCAGCGGACtgggagaagaagaagacaaggaaaaaaaagcaGAAGAGCTCTAAGAACAAGACCCAACAAGGAATTGTTGatgcttctcattttcaacctaATTCGAGTATGAACTCTGCTAGCTGTTTAGACGCCCAGGATGTTTGGTGTGGCCCTGGAATTGGATTCTCTGCAGATGCGGCTGCTTCTGTGGATTGTGTTGTTGCTAGAAGACATGCTTCTGGAAGAGGAAAAATCGATTTGGAGAAGATTAATCAGAGGGAG CGTTCTTGTTTAGGAAGACGAACAGTGAGCCCCGAGACCCTCTTATTTTTGGATTCTGATTCTGAAATTCCAACTGCTCGATCATTGGAACTATCTAGGAGTCGGTATTATCGCCACGTTCGTCATCCATCCCCTGATGGCCTTGCTGAG CAGATTATGATGTTTCAGAGCAGTTTGCTAATGGGTGGAAGGTTCGATCTACACGACCAATTTAGAGAATTACGACTTGATGTTGATAACATGTCGTATGAG GAGCTGCTTGAACTCGGGGAAAGGATTGGCCATGTCAGTACCGGATTGAAAGATGATGAGATAGGAAGatgtattagaaaaatgaaacccCATGTAGTGAATGAGCTAACAACTCATTTACTGTCTCAAATGGATAGGAAATGCAGCATCTGTCAG GAGGACTATGAGCCAGATGATGAAATGGGTAAGCTGGAATGTGGGCACAGCTACCATATACACTGTATAAAACAGTGGCTTGCACAGAAGAATACGTGTCCGGTGTGTAAGACAGCAGCAGTGGGCCGAGGTTGA
- the LOC101216634 gene encoding E3 ubiquitin-protein ligase MBR2 isoform X2, translating to MPVVTVGEHMKLRRPRSDLSHLNQPISESDPNPSIPSIIQSTRCKSTISSLLLSTFSNNTTSGPNESLPSSIITTNRKKNNFSSATLRGLGCTTAASQQVSVPAVIRTSADWEKKKTRKKKQKSSKNKTQQGIVDASHFQPNSSMNSASCLDAQDVWCGPGIGFSADAAASVDCVVARRHASGRGKIDLEKINQRERSCLGRRTVSPETLLFLDSDSEIPTARSLELSRSRYYRHVRHPSPDGLAEIMMFQSSLLMGGRFDLHDQFRELRLDVDNMSYEELLELGERIGHVSTGLKDDEIGRCIRKMKPHVVNELTTHLLSQMDRKCSICQEDYEPDDEMGKLECGHSYHIHCIKQWLAQKNTCPVCKTAAVGRG from the exons ATGCCTGTAGTTACAGTTGGTGAACACATGAAATTGAGAAGACCCAGAAGCGATTTGAGCCATTTGAACCAACCCATTTCAGAATCAGATCCGAACCCATCAATCCCTTCTATAATTCAATCCACTCGTTGCAAATCCaccatttcttctcttcttctctctacTTTTTCCAATAATACAACTAGTGGCCCCAATGAGTCTTTACCCTCTTCCATTATCACCACCAATAGGAAGAAGAACAATTTCTCTTCTGCAACTCTCCGGGGTCTCGGTTGTACAACCGCCGCTTCTCAACAAGTATCTGTTCCGGCTGTAATTCGAACTTCAGCGGACtgggagaagaagaagacaaggaaaaaaaagcaGAAGAGCTCTAAGAACAAGACCCAACAAGGAATTGTTGatgcttctcattttcaacctaATTCGAGTATGAACTCTGCTAGCTGTTTAGACGCCCAGGATGTTTGGTGTGGCCCTGGAATTGGATTCTCTGCAGATGCGGCTGCTTCTGTGGATTGTGTTGTTGCTAGAAGACATGCTTCTGGAAGAGGAAAAATCGATTTGGAGAAGATTAATCAGAGGGAG CGTTCTTGTTTAGGAAGACGAACAGTGAGCCCCGAGACCCTCTTATTTTTGGATTCTGATTCTGAAATTCCAACTGCTCGATCATTGGAACTATCTAGGAGTCGGTATTATCGCCACGTTCGTCATCCATCCCCTGATGGCCTTGCTGAG ATTATGATGTTTCAGAGCAGTTTGCTAATGGGTGGAAGGTTCGATCTACACGACCAATTTAGAGAATTACGACTTGATGTTGATAACATGTCGTATGAG GAGCTGCTTGAACTCGGGGAAAGGATTGGCCATGTCAGTACCGGATTGAAAGATGATGAGATAGGAAGatgtattagaaaaatgaaacccCATGTAGTGAATGAGCTAACAACTCATTTACTGTCTCAAATGGATAGGAAATGCAGCATCTGTCAG GAGGACTATGAGCCAGATGATGAAATGGGTAAGCTGGAATGTGGGCACAGCTACCATATACACTGTATAAAACAGTGGCTTGCACAGAAGAATACGTGTCCGGTGTGTAAGACAGCAGCAGTGGGCCGAGGTTGA